One genomic region from Oncorhynchus clarkii lewisi isolate Uvic-CL-2024 chromosome 21, UVic_Ocla_1.0, whole genome shotgun sequence encodes:
- the LOC139378598 gene encoding endoplasmin-like isoform X2, protein MNRMWTIGLFCALLAFSSVRAADEVDIDGTVEEDLGKSRDGSRTDDEVVQREEEAIQLDGLNAAQIKEIREKSEKHVFKAEVNRMMKLIINSLYKNKEIFLRELISNASDALDKIRLLSLTNDEALTGNEELTVKIKSDKEKNMLHITDTGIGMTKEDLVRNLGTIAKSGTSEFLNKMTEMQTEGQSTSELIGQFGVGFYSAFLVADKVIVTTKHNNGTQHIWESDSNEFSVIEDPRGDTLGRGTTITLVMKEEATDYLELETIKNLVRKYSQFINFPIYVWSSKTETAEEPIDETDADKDEDHDEVEVEEEEEDKPKTKKVEKTVWHWELMNDIKPIWQRPAKEVEEDEYKAFYKTFSRDTDEPISHIHFTAEGEVTFKSILFVPAAAPRGLFDEYGSKKNDFIKLFVRRVYITDDFHDMMPKYLNFVKGMVDSDDLPLNVSRETLQQHKLLKVIRKKLVRKTLDMIKKIAEEQYNEKFWKEFGTNIKLGVIEDHSNRTRLAKLLRFQTSNSDTVLASLEQYVERMKEKQDKIYFMAGTSRQEAESSPFVEKLLKRGYEVIYLTEPVDEYCIQALPEFDGKRFQNVAKEGVKFDESDKTKEKREGLEKEYEPLTTWMKDSALKDKIEKAVLSQRLTNSPCALVASQYGWSGNMERLMKAQAYQTGKDISTNYYASQKKTLEINPKHPLIKEMLKRINDNAEDQTASDLAVVLFETATLRSGYQLADTKAYGDRIERMLRLSMNVDLNEEPEEEPEEEPEEEVKADEEDEDSGATGRDEL, encoded by the exons ATGAACCGAATGTGGACAATAGGCCTCTTTTGTGCTCTTCTAGCTTTCA GTTCTGTCAGAGCGGCGGATGAGGTTGACATTgatgggacagtggaggaggacttGGGCAAAAGTAGAGACGGCTCCCGGACAGATGACGAGGTCGTCCAGAG GGAAGAGGAGGCTATCCAGCTTGATGGCCTGAACGCAGCGCAGATAAAGGaaattcgggaaaaatcagaaaagcatGTCTTCAAGGCCGAGGTGAACAGAATGATGAAGCTCATCATCAACTCCCTGTACAAGAACAAAGAG ATCTTCTTGAGGGAACTGATCTCCAATGCTTCCGATGCTCTGGATAAGATCCGGTTGCTGTCCCTGACCAATGACGAGGCACTTACTGGTAACGAGGAGCTGACAGTGAAAATCAAG TCTGACAAGGAGAAGAACATGCTTCACATTACCGACACCGGCATTGGCATGACCAAAGAAGACCTGGTCAGGAACCTCGGCACCATCGCCAAATCCGGCACCAGCGAGTTCCTCAACAAGATGACAGAGATGCAGACCGAGGGCCAGTCAACCTCTGAgctgattggtcagtttggcgTGGGCTTCTACTCAGCGTTCTTGGTGGCTGACAAGGTGATCGTAACCACGAAGCACAACAACGGCACGCAGCACATATGGGAGTCTGACTCCAACGAGTTCTCCGTCATCGAGGACCCCCGCGGGGACACCCTCGGCAGGGGCACCACCATCAC TTTGGTGATGAAGGAGGAGGCAACAGACTACTTGGAGCTGGAGACCATCAAGAACCTTGTGAGGAAATACTCCCAGTTCATCAACTTCCCCATCTACGTATGGAGTAGCAAGACTGAGACTGCAGAGGAGCCTATTGATGAGACAGACGCAGATAAGGATGAAGACCACGATGAGgttgaggtggaggaagaggaggaggacaagcCAAAGACAAAGAAg GTGGAGAAGACTGTGTGGCACTGGGAGCTGATGAATGACATCAAGCCCATCTGGCAGAGGCCTgccaaggaggtggaggaggatgagTACAAGGCCTTCTACAAGACCTTCTCCAGG GACACAGACGAGCCCATCTCCCACATCCACTTCACAGCAGAGGGGGAGGTCACCTTCAAGTCCATCCTCTTTGTGCCTGCCGCAGCTCCCCGGGGACTCTTCGACGAGTACGGTTCTAAGAAGAACGACTTCATTAAG CTCTTTGTGCGTAGAGTTTACATCACTGATGACTTCCATGACATGATGCCTAagtacttgaactttgtgaaagGAATG GTTGACTCCGATGACCTTCCTCTGAACGTCTCAAGAGAAACTCTCCAGCAACACAAACTTCTCAAG GTCATTCGCAAGAAGCTGGTACGCAAGACCCTGGACATGATCAAGAAGATCGCAGAGGAGCAGTACAACGAGAAGTTCTGGAAGGAGTTTGGCACCAACATCAAGCTGGGTGTGATCGAGGACCACTCCAACCGGACCCGTCTGGCCAAGCTGCTGCGTTTCCAGACCTCCAACAGCGACACGGTGCTGGCCAGCCTGGAACAGTACGTGGAGAGGATGAAGGAGAAGCAGGACAAGATTTACTTCATGGCCGGGACCAGCAGACAAGAG GCCGAGTCGTCTCCTTTCGTGGAGAAGCTGTTGAAAAGGGGTTATGAGGTCATCTACCTGACAGAGCCCGTGGATGAGTACTGTATCCAGGCCCTACCGGAGTTTGACGGCAAGCGCTTCCAGAACGTGGCCAAGGAGGGCGTCAAGTTTGACGAGAGTGACAAGACCAAGGAGAAGCGGGAGGGCCTGGAGAAGGAGTATGAACCTCTCACCACCTGGATGAAGGACAGCGCCCTGAAGGACAAG ATCGAGAAGGCTGTGCTGTCCCAGAGGCTGACCAACTCTCCCTGTGCCCTGGTAGCCAGCCAGTACGGCTGGTCCGGTAACATGGAAAGGCTCATGAAGGCACAGGCCTACCAGACCGGAAAAGACATATCCACAAA TTATTATGCAAGCCAGAAGAAAACACTCGAGATCAACCCCAAACACCCTCTGATTAAAGAAATGTTGAAGAGAATAAAT GATAATGCAGAGGACCAGACTGCCTCGGACCTGGCTGTAGTGCTGTTTGAGACGGCCACACTACGGTCAGGCTACCAGCTGGCTGACACCAAAGCTTATGGAGACAGAATAGAACGCATGCTCCGACTCAGCATGAACGTGGACCTCAATGAAGAG ccagaggaggagccagaggaggagccagaggaggaggtTAAAGCAGATGAGGAAGATGAAGATTCG GGAGCCACAGGAAGAGATGAGCTGTGA
- the LOC139378598 gene encoding endoplasmin-like isoform X1: MNRMWTIGLFCALLAFSSVRAADEVDIDGTVEEDLGKSRDGSRTDDEVVQREEEAIQLDGLNAAQIKEIREKSEKHVFKAEVNRMMKLIINSLYKNKEIFLRELISNASDALDKIRLLSLTNDEALTGNEELTVKIKSDKEKNMLHITDTGIGMTKEDLVRNLGTIAKSGTSEFLNKMTEMQTEGQSTSELIGQFGVGFYSAFLVADKVIVTTKHNNGTQHIWESDSNEFSVIEDPRGDTLGRGTTITLVMKEEATDYLELETIKNLVRKYSQFINFPIYVWSSKTETAEEPIDETDADKDEDHDEVEVEEEEEDKPKTKKVEKTVWHWELMNDIKPIWQRPAKEVEEDEYKAFYKTFSRDTDEPISHIHFTAEGEVTFKSILFVPAAAPRGLFDEYGSKKNDFIKLFVRRVYITDDFHDMMPKYLNFVKGMVDSDDLPLNVSRETLQQHKLLKVIRKKLVRKTLDMIKKIAEEQYNEKFWKEFGTNIKLGVIEDHSNRTRLAKLLRFQTSNSDTVLASLEQYVERMKEKQDKIYFMAGTSRQEAESSPFVEKLLKRGYEVIYLTEPVDEYCIQALPEFDGKRFQNVAKEGVKFDESDKTKEKREGLEKEYEPLTTWMKDSALKDKIEKAVLSQRLTNSPCALVASQYGWSGNMERLMKAQAYQTGKDISTNYYASQKKTLEINPKHPLIKEMLKRINDNAEDQTASDLAVVLFETATLRSGYQLADTKAYGDRIERMLRLSMNVDLNEEPEEEPEEEPEEEPEEEPEEEVKADEEDEDSGATGRDEL; encoded by the exons ATGAACCGAATGTGGACAATAGGCCTCTTTTGTGCTCTTCTAGCTTTCA GTTCTGTCAGAGCGGCGGATGAGGTTGACATTgatgggacagtggaggaggacttGGGCAAAAGTAGAGACGGCTCCCGGACAGATGACGAGGTCGTCCAGAG GGAAGAGGAGGCTATCCAGCTTGATGGCCTGAACGCAGCGCAGATAAAGGaaattcgggaaaaatcagaaaagcatGTCTTCAAGGCCGAGGTGAACAGAATGATGAAGCTCATCATCAACTCCCTGTACAAGAACAAAGAG ATCTTCTTGAGGGAACTGATCTCCAATGCTTCCGATGCTCTGGATAAGATCCGGTTGCTGTCCCTGACCAATGACGAGGCACTTACTGGTAACGAGGAGCTGACAGTGAAAATCAAG TCTGACAAGGAGAAGAACATGCTTCACATTACCGACACCGGCATTGGCATGACCAAAGAAGACCTGGTCAGGAACCTCGGCACCATCGCCAAATCCGGCACCAGCGAGTTCCTCAACAAGATGACAGAGATGCAGACCGAGGGCCAGTCAACCTCTGAgctgattggtcagtttggcgTGGGCTTCTACTCAGCGTTCTTGGTGGCTGACAAGGTGATCGTAACCACGAAGCACAACAACGGCACGCAGCACATATGGGAGTCTGACTCCAACGAGTTCTCCGTCATCGAGGACCCCCGCGGGGACACCCTCGGCAGGGGCACCACCATCAC TTTGGTGATGAAGGAGGAGGCAACAGACTACTTGGAGCTGGAGACCATCAAGAACCTTGTGAGGAAATACTCCCAGTTCATCAACTTCCCCATCTACGTATGGAGTAGCAAGACTGAGACTGCAGAGGAGCCTATTGATGAGACAGACGCAGATAAGGATGAAGACCACGATGAGgttgaggtggaggaagaggaggaggacaagcCAAAGACAAAGAAg GTGGAGAAGACTGTGTGGCACTGGGAGCTGATGAATGACATCAAGCCCATCTGGCAGAGGCCTgccaaggaggtggaggaggatgagTACAAGGCCTTCTACAAGACCTTCTCCAGG GACACAGACGAGCCCATCTCCCACATCCACTTCACAGCAGAGGGGGAGGTCACCTTCAAGTCCATCCTCTTTGTGCCTGCCGCAGCTCCCCGGGGACTCTTCGACGAGTACGGTTCTAAGAAGAACGACTTCATTAAG CTCTTTGTGCGTAGAGTTTACATCACTGATGACTTCCATGACATGATGCCTAagtacttgaactttgtgaaagGAATG GTTGACTCCGATGACCTTCCTCTGAACGTCTCAAGAGAAACTCTCCAGCAACACAAACTTCTCAAG GTCATTCGCAAGAAGCTGGTACGCAAGACCCTGGACATGATCAAGAAGATCGCAGAGGAGCAGTACAACGAGAAGTTCTGGAAGGAGTTTGGCACCAACATCAAGCTGGGTGTGATCGAGGACCACTCCAACCGGACCCGTCTGGCCAAGCTGCTGCGTTTCCAGACCTCCAACAGCGACACGGTGCTGGCCAGCCTGGAACAGTACGTGGAGAGGATGAAGGAGAAGCAGGACAAGATTTACTTCATGGCCGGGACCAGCAGACAAGAG GCCGAGTCGTCTCCTTTCGTGGAGAAGCTGTTGAAAAGGGGTTATGAGGTCATCTACCTGACAGAGCCCGTGGATGAGTACTGTATCCAGGCCCTACCGGAGTTTGACGGCAAGCGCTTCCAGAACGTGGCCAAGGAGGGCGTCAAGTTTGACGAGAGTGACAAGACCAAGGAGAAGCGGGAGGGCCTGGAGAAGGAGTATGAACCTCTCACCACCTGGATGAAGGACAGCGCCCTGAAGGACAAG ATCGAGAAGGCTGTGCTGTCCCAGAGGCTGACCAACTCTCCCTGTGCCCTGGTAGCCAGCCAGTACGGCTGGTCCGGTAACATGGAAAGGCTCATGAAGGCACAGGCCTACCAGACCGGAAAAGACATATCCACAAA TTATTATGCAAGCCAGAAGAAAACACTCGAGATCAACCCCAAACACCCTCTGATTAAAGAAATGTTGAAGAGAATAAAT GATAATGCAGAGGACCAGACTGCCTCGGACCTGGCTGTAGTGCTGTTTGAGACGGCCACACTACGGTCAGGCTACCAGCTGGCTGACACCAAAGCTTATGGAGACAGAATAGAACGCATGCTCCGACTCAGCATGAACGTGGACCTCAATGAAGAG ccagaggaggagccagaggaggagccagaggaggagccagaggaggagccagaggaggaggtTAAAGCAGATGAGGAAGATGAAGATTCG GGAGCCACAGGAAGAGATGAGCTGTGA